In a genomic window of Phacochoerus africanus isolate WHEZ1 chromosome 6, ROS_Pafr_v1, whole genome shotgun sequence:
- the PEA15 gene encoding astrocytic phosphoprotein PEA-15 → MAEYGTLLQDLTNNITLEDLEQLKSACKEDIPSEKSEEITTGSAWFSFLESHNKLDKDNLSYIEHIFEISRRPDLLTMVVDYRTRVLKISEEDELDTKLTRIPSAKKYKDIIRQPSEEEIIKLAPPPKKA, encoded by the exons ATGGCTGAATACGGGACCCTCCTCCAGGATCTGACCAACAACATCACCCTTGAAGATCTGGAACAGCTCAAGTCAGCTTGCAAGGAGGATATCCCCAGTGAGAAGAGTGAGGAGATCACTACTGGCAGTGCCTGGTTTAGCTTCCTGGAGAGCCACAACAAGTTGGACAAAG aCAACCTCTCTTACATCGAGCACATCTTTGAGATTTCCCGCCGTCCTGACCTCCTCACCATGGTGGTTGACTACAGAACCCGTGTTCTGAAGATCTCTGAGGAAGATGAGCTGGACACCAAGCTGACCCGTATCCCCAGTGCCAAGAAGTACAAAG ACATTATCCGGCAGCCCTCTGAGGAAGAGATCATCAAATTGGCTCCTCCACCGAAGAAGGCCTGa
- the CASQ1 gene encoding calsequestrin-1: protein MSAADRMGARAVPGLRLALLLLLVLGTPKSGVHGEEGLDFPQYDGVDRVVNVNAKNYKNVFKKYEVLALLYHEPPEDDKASQKQFELEELILELAAQVLEDKGVGFGMVDSEKDAAVAKKLGLTEEDSIYVFKGDEVIEYDGEFSADTLVEFLLDVLEDPVELIEGERELQAFENIEDEIKLIGYFKNKDSEHYKAFEDAAEEFHPYIPFFATFDSKVAKKLTLKLNEIDFYEAFMEEPVTIPDKPNSEEEIVHFVEKHRRSTLRKLKPESMYETWEDDMDGIHIVAFAEEADPDGYEFLETLKSVAQDNTDNPDLSIIWIDPDDFPLLVPYWEKTFDIDLSAPQIGVVNVTDADSIWMEMDDEEDLPSAEELEDWLEDVLSGEINTEDDDEEDDDDDDDDD, encoded by the exons ATGAGCGCTGCAGACAGGATGGGGGCCAGAGCTGTGCCCGGCCTGCGGCTGGCACTGCTGTTACTGCTGGTGCTAGGGACACCCAAGTCAGGGGTGCACGGGGAGGAAGGGCTGGACTTCCCCCAGTATGATGGTGTGGACCGTGTGGTCAACGTCAACGCAAAGAACTACAAGAATGTGTTTAAGAAGTATGAGGTGCTGGCACTGCTCTACCACGAACCCCCCGAGGACGACAAGGCCTCACAAAAACAGTTTGAGTTGGAGGAGCTGATCCTGGAG TTAGCAGCCCAAGTTCTAGAAGACAAGGGTGTTGGCTTCGGGATGGTGGACTCTGAGAAGGACGCGGCCGTAGCCAAGAAACTAG GGCTAACTGAAGAGGACAGCATTTATGTATTCAAAGGAGATGAAGTCATTGAGTATGATGGCGAGTTTTCTGCTGACACCCTGGTGGAGTTTCTGCTTGAT GTCCTAGAGGACCCTGTGGAACTGATTGAGGGGGAACGAGAGCTGCAGGCATTCGAGAATATTGAAGATGAGATCAAACTCATTGGCTACTTCAAGAACAAAGACTCAGAGC ATTACAAAGCCTTCGAGGACGCAGCAGAGGAGTTTCATCCCTACATCCCCTTCTTCGCCACCTTCGACAGCAAG GTGGCAAAGAAGCTGACCCTGAAGCTGAACGAGATCGATTTCTACGAGGCCTTCATGGAAGAGCCTGTGACCATCCCAGACAAGCCCAACAGCGAAGAGGAGATTGTCCACTTCGTGGAGAAGCACAGGAG ATCAAccctgaggaaactgaagcctgaGAGTATGTATGAGACCTGG GAGGATGATATGGACGGAATTCATATTGTGGCCTTTGCAGAAGAAGCTGATCCTG ATGGCTATGAATTCTTAGAGACTCTCAAGTCTGTGGCCCAAGATAACACTGATAACCCTGATCTCAGCATCATCTGGATTGACCCTGATGACTTCCCCCTG CTGGTTCCCTACTGGGAGAAGACATTCGACATCGACCTATCGGCCCCACAAATAGGAGTCGTCAACGTCACTGAT GCGGACAGCATATGGATGGAGATGGATGACGAAGAGGACCTGCCTTCTGCTGAGGAGCTGGAAGACTGGCTGGAGGATGTGCTGTCCGGCGAGATCAACACAGAGGATGATGACGAAGaagatgatgacgatgatgatgacgACGACTAG